In Monodelphis domestica isolate mMonDom1 chromosome 4, mMonDom1.pri, whole genome shotgun sequence, one DNA window encodes the following:
- the monDomV1R1238 gene encoding vomeronasal 1 receptor monDomV1R1238 (The RefSeq protein has 8 substitutions compared to this genomic sequence) — translation MSLYDTVLGIIFLSQTGVGVLGNSSFLCFYAHTLFSSPRSRLLDPILVQLTLTNTIVLLSKGCPLVNFYFGNVYFLGSLGCKMVFYFQRMSRGLAICTMCLLSIFQAVTISPSNSRLAKHKVGVLKLIRPSCLLSWIFNMIIEVNVPLHITGSRRINSSHTGGFEVLYCYREKMLKEIIILPSLRDILCVGGMVWASGYIIVLLYRHQRKVQHIHRTSRSQKTSPEIRATQTVLLLLSIFVSAYCISCSSALYKVYEIHSGDWLVVVSTFTALCFPTISPFLLIHRDTQIFRSCCASWQKPSLHS, via the coding sequence CCTGGGGATCATCTTCCTTTCTCAGACTGGAGTTGGGGTCCTGGGCAACTCCTTATTCCTCTGCTTTTATGCCCATATTTTCTTTAGCAGCCACAGTTCAAGGCTATTGGACCCCATTCTGGTCCAACTAACACTGACTAACACCATAGTGCTCCTCTCTAAGGGATGCCCACTAGTAAATTTCTATTTTGGGGATGTTTATTTCCTGGGAAACTTAGGCTGTAAAATGGTATTTTACTTCCAAAGGATGAGCCGGGGCCTTGCCATCTGCACCATGTGCCTCCTGAGTATCTTTCAGGCTGTCACTATTAGTCCCAGCAACTCTAGGTTAGCCAAACACAAAGTCGGAGTTCTGAAGCTCATCAGGCCTTCGTGTCTCCTCTCTTGGATATTCAACATGATCATAGAAGTAAACGTGCCCTTACACATAACAGGATCAAGGAGGATCAACAGCAGCCACACAGAGGGATTTGAAGTCCTTTATTGCTACAGGGAAAAGATGTTAAAGGAAATAATCATTCTGCCCTCCCTGCGAGACATCCTTTGTGTTGGAGGCATGGTCTGGGCCAGCGGCTACATAATAGTTCTGCTGTACAGACATCAACGGAAAGTCCAGCACATTCACCGCACGAGCCGCTCCCAGAAGACTTCTCCAGAGATCAGGGCCACCCAAACCGTCCTGCTGCTGCTGAGCATCTTTGTTTCTGCTTACTGCATCAGCTGTAGCTCTGCACTGTACAAAGTGTACGAGATTCATTCTGGTGACTGGTTGGTGGTCGTGTCTACTTTCACCGCTTTGTGTTTCCCAACCATCAGCCCCTTTTTGCTCATTCACAGGGACACTCAGATCTTCAGGTCCTGCTGTGCCTCCTGGCAGAAGCCAAGTCTCCATTCTTAG